One Plasmodium vivax chromosome 13, whole genome shotgun sequence genomic region harbors:
- a CDS encoding ubiquitin-conjugating enzyme E2 4, putative (encoded by transcript PVX_084235A), with protein MALKRITKELQDLNKDPPTNCSAGPIGDDLFFWQATIMGPGDSPYENGVYFLNIKFPPDYPFKPPKIIFTTKIYHPNINTSGAICLDILKDQWSPALTISKVLLSISSLLTDPNADDPLVPEIAHVYKTDRTKYHQTAKAWTQKYAQ; from the exons ATGGCACTGAAAAGAATAACGAAG GAATTGCAAGACTTGAATAAAGACCCCCCCACGAATTGCTCCGCGGGGCCAATTGGAGATGACCTCTTTTTTTGGCAAGCGACGATAATGGGACCAGGGGACAG TCCCTACGAAAACGGCGTATACTTCCTGAACATAAAATTCCCCCCCGATTACCCCTTCAAGCCTCCCAAG aTCATCTTCACCACGAAAATATATCACCCCAATATAAACACGTCGGGCGCCATTTGCCTGGACATCCTGAAGGACCAATGGAGCCCCGCGCTAACCATTTCGAAGGTGCTCCTGTCCATATCGTCGCTATTAACTGACCCCAACGCAG ACGACCCGCTCGTGCCCGAAATCGCCCACGTGTACAAAACGGACAGAACCAAATACCACCAAACTGCAAAGGCCTGGACGCAGAAATATGCccaatga
- a CDS encoding hypothetical protein, conserved (encoded by transcript PVX_084240A), with amino-acid sequence MHRDVLEKERLMQRHEKHVKNKVVDNVITDVTCLGQGKTYLRKSEAAFEDFKIREGEKLKSLVKIENRRKENLQRNEERWKLAEVNAQKEKDKTRALQNMPFKSEKNKTKCHHDIINHGYLNYDESIKMEMKKNVTIEERGRACCAKRLAIPSWRGEKTKCARTYVYTYVRASPLCSPLLQICVNNRRSYLSQKMSGSYNPITGVFICFSTGGGSGVSASYSGWVLPTCSHLNSSHDEEG; translated from the exons atgcaCCGCGACGTGTTAGAAAAGGAGCGGCTGATGCAAAGGCATGAGAAGCATGTGAAGAATAAAGTGGTCGATAATGTAATAACTGATGTGACGTGCCTAGGGCAGG GCAAAACGTACCTCCGGAAGAGCGAAGCCGCGTTCGAGGACTTCAAAATcagggagggggaaaaactcaAGTCCCTcgtcaaaattgaaaataggCG GAAGGAGAACCTCCAAAGAAATGAAGAGCGGTGGAAACTCGCGGAAGTGAATGCACAG aaagagaaggACAAAACCCGCGCGCTGCAAAATATGCCATTCAAAAGCGAGAAGAATAAGACCAA GTGCCACCACGACATCATCAACCATGGGTACCTCAATTATGACGAGtcaataaaaatggaaatgaaaaaaaatgtaacaattGAGGAGCGAGGCAGGGCGTGCTGCGCGAAGCGGCTTGCTATCCCCTcatggaggggggaaaaaacaaaatgcgcacgcacatatgtgtataccTACGTGCGAGCCTCTCCTCtgtgttccccccttttgcagatTTGCGTGAATAACAGGAGAAGCTACTTATCCCAGAAGATGAGCGGCTCGTACAACCCCATCACCG GTGTGTTCATTTGCTTCTCCACGGGGGGCGGCAGCGGGGTGAGCGCTTCTTACTCGGGGTGGGTCCTCCCCACTTGCAGCCATTTGAACAGCTCACACGATGAGGAGGGCTAA
- a CDS encoding hypothetical protein, conserved (encoded by transcript PVX_084245A) — MDLFGSNPGNSCCKRRGRTARGRARRSGAVRGRLIKPKRTSEERGEGTNLFSVSSGEEKRRAPGRKRGFSNGSVSNEDSSGGDKEKKKKRKVRSRCLFSSISDGGSPKREEGKLGERSPPGSRSNCLFSSDVEERSPQGRNPSCVFSHDVEKANRGDRTPHGSIPNCLFSSSSEETPQGGSEEKTKEEVQNGEGAKLQSRMCIREGNFHLSFGETGKTRKKTPSSANVGLQRRAKIANRCGYQASGGGSLRGMRGRRGRRATPYYGLNATKGEGMYRLINFEKLKKRASRKLNFVSIIDMSRGGGDSSVASSVGSPPRSPPHSRGGSSEEDILNRTGVSHVASSESTQESRSDRAARAAVDEERNSNRTIDVYSYYYQGRHEGESAPHRDVEKMGGGGNCPVGEKLYERLFGQAEGKPNWRQEQTLLYGGEATSGGMHTPLQMNRPRNQRVSRNNFMLQRNFQLYRNFKNINVEMSRQNNLKGLNLKEMVVKFIRLVNKNVLAMNERGEMAISQGGDHSGEDSQDTSDVEEWYVTRGDATKGGDTKTQPSLQQTEGEHPQLELAKCACIFCSEKKKILTNGEMHVCTFKYLDERKNEDTVVKPFFMHRYVFTAFINYYIHYGGAACVQGGEKRGEAGGEEGEEEESSERGAIFHWYKFAKHVTKKYGIKGVLLFAAKRVTLTSVGIHVEGANALQEGEELVVVINFFKWRVMRRRYEEVVKLKRRKRERERESLSFLKTFSFFVKSVDEYCLLCDIRVDDLNGRKNFRQKKRSHTSQPFCKREDNTHRNGCTFFGPSYFSYNEVRVGQIEDALNRELANSRLQFALVDSLSVSTGRAPYLFPAHMLLLV; from the coding sequence ATGGACCTGTTTGGAAGCAACCCGGGGAACAGTTGCTGCAAGAGAAGGGGTAGGACAGCGCGTGGTAGAGCTAGGCGCAGCGGAGCGGTGAGGGGGAGACTGATAAAGCCGAAGCGAACCAGTGAAGAGCGTGGGGAAGGAACAAACCTCTTTAGCGTCAGTTctggagaggaaaaaaggagagctcCTGGCAGGAAGAGGGGCTTCTCTAATGGAAGCGTAAGTAATGAGGATAGTTCCGGGGGAgataaggagaaaaagaaaaagaggaaggtgAGGAGTAGGTGCCTGTTCAGCAGCATCTCGGATGGGGGCAGCCCTAAAAGGGAGGAAGGCAAATTGGGGGAGAGAAGCCCCCCTGGGAGTCGCTCCAACTGTCTGTTTAGCAGCGATGTGGAGGAGAGAAGCCCCCAGGGGAGGAACCCCAGCTGTGTGTTTAGCCACGACGTGGAGAAGGCAAATCGAGGGGATAGAACCCCCCATGGGAGTATCCCCAACTGCCTGTTTAGCAGCTCCTCGGAGGAGACCCCCCAAGGCGGGTCAGAAGAGAAAACCAAGGAGGaagttcaaaatggggagggtgCAAAACTGCAAAGCAGAATGTGCATAAGGGAGGGAAATTTCCACCTCAGCTTTGGAGAAACGGGGAAAACGCGAAAGAAGACGCCTTCCTCTGCGAACGTGGGATTACAGAGGAGAGCTAAAATTGCAAACAGGTGTGGCTACCAGGCGAGTGGGGGTGGGAGCCTTCGGGGCatgagaggaagaagagggagaagggcGACCCCCTACTATGGCCTTAATGCCacgaagggggaagggatGTACCGCCTAATAAATTTTgagaagttaaaaaagagAGCCTCGAGGAAGCTAAACTTTGTGAGCATAATTGACATGTCGAGGGGGGGCGGCGACTCGTCAGTAGCTTCATCAGTAGGTTCGCCGCCTCGTTCGCCGCCTCACTCTCGAGGGGGCAGCTCCGAGGAGGACATTTTAAACCGCACGGGCGTGAGCCACGTGGCGTCCAGCGAGTCAACGCAAGAAAGCAGGAGCGACCGTGCAGCTCGTGCAGCAGTGGATGAAGAGAGAAACAGCAACAGGACTATAGACGTGTACAGTTACTACTACCAGGGTAGGCACGAGGGTGAGTCGGCTCCGCACAGGgatgtggaaaaaatggggggcggTGGAAATTGCCCCGTAGGAGAAAAGCTATATGAACGTTTGTTTGGCCAGGCGGAAGGGAAGCCGAATTGGAGGCAGGAGCAGACGCTGCTttatgggggggaagccacttCAGGCGGGATGCACACACCCTTGCAGATGAATCGGCCGAGGAACCAACGAGTGAGCCGAAACAATTTCATGCTGCAAAGAAATTTCCAACTGtatagaaattttaaaaatataaatgtagaAATGTCTCGACAGAACAACCTAAAGGGATTGAATCTCAAAGAAATGGTGGTGAAGTTCATTCGGCTTGTTAACAAGAACGTGTTGGCGATGAATGAACGGGGAGAAATGGCCATCTCGCAGGGGGGAGATCATTCTGGAGAGGATTCCCAAGACACGAGTGATGTGGAGGAGTGGTATGTGACCAGGGGGGACgccacaaaagggggagacacAAAAACACAGCCATCTTTGCAACAGACAGAGGGAGAACATCCCCAGttggagctagccaaatgtGCGTGCATTTTCtgctcagaaaaaaaaaaaatcctcacaaatggggaaatgcatgtatgtacatttaaatatttggacgaaagaaaaaacgaagacaCCGTGGTGAAGCCGTTTTTCATGCACCGCTATGTGTTCACCGCGTTCAtcaattattatattcactacgggggggcggcgtgtgtgcaggggggggagaagcgaggGGAGGCGGGAGgcgaggagggagaagaggaggaatCATCGGAGAGGGGAGCAATTTTCCACTGGTACAAATTTGCCAAACACGTGACGAAAAAATATGGCATTAAGGGGGTACTCCTTTTTGCGGCGAAACGAGTGACGCTGACGAGTGTGGGGATCCACGTGGAAGGGGCGAACGCGTTGCAGGAGGGTGAAGAGCTCGTCGTGgttattaacttttttaagtGGAGGGTGATGAGGAGACGTTACGAGGAGGTTGTAAAgttgaagaggaggaaaagggaaagggaaagggaaagtttaagctttttaaaaacattttccttttttgttaaatcgGTTGATGAGTATTGCCTGCTGTGTGATATCCGAGTGGATGATCTCAACggcagaaaaaattttcgccaaaaaaaaaggagccacACCAGTcagccattttgcaaaagggaggaTAATACCCATCGGAACGGGTGCACCTTCTTTGGCCCTTCCTACTTTTCCTACAACGAGGTGAGGGTTGGCCAAATTGAGGACGCGCTGAACCGCGAATTGGCCAACTCGCGTCTGCAGTTCGCCCTCGTCGATTCGCTCAGCGTCTCCACGGGGCGCGCGCCCTACCTCTTCCCCGCGCATATGCTGCTGCTCGTCTGA
- a CDS encoding hypothetical protein, conserved (encoded by transcript PVX_084250A), translated as MIRKKWAPNERVIRPIVSKGCINPVNIKNVKELKEELKDKIYTNIYAFNTLCDGIYVSRGIHAITGRRNSGKSSLCAHICVNLFFNDWLHYFHLFYSAFFDFVQFLENKNFENKFCLRTASRLRQLGAEFALGNKNFGEFRQLLRHFAAQFVEAEGGQGMGIWGGSDSSGEGGSGECGLHPHRCHHRAPPQRFSKRRAIYLDLDNSFYIERYKNMIHSSLEKIKKLMSTYKEFCLERKSSLFLLLLEGDGEVKEFLSPLRRKYTESYDPLMHCFNLHLEKHLNRITFADVYKNFQLLKVFHLGELINVINFISSEVKKWEQPGGRHFSRHVPSDLGVLVVDNINYLHRGGPQGKNKWNNEIKQLLNTLSDLSTENNVCVLLTNNENNYFKKKEEKLFRLYSKYVYRHVLVKFINEKKLFEFYFPAKGKSKLGRPHGKANPKGSTQMNGGLIREDNANRNSGSDGNANSSSEQSFNELSGSAHAEYAGYADGEDVHDGSAAHDGDHSDDSDDEDASDAFFKKRYNLRYIKIKRKKRKPELCFFEINEFGIETMLG; from the coding sequence atgataagaaaaaagtggGCACCCAACGAAAGGGTCATCAGACCCATCGTCAGCAAAGGATGCATCAATCCAgtcaacataaaaaatgtaaaagagttgaaagaagaattaaaagataaaatatacacaaaCATATACGCATTCAATACGTTATGCGATGGTATATACGTCAGTAGAGGCATCCATGCAATTACGGGGAGGAGAAACAGCGGGAAGAGTAGCCtgtgtgcacacatttgtgtgaACCTCTTTTTTAACGACTGGCTGCACTACTTCCACTTGTTTTACTCTGCCTTTTTTGActttgtgcaatttttggaaaataaaaattttgaaaataagtTTTGCTTGCGGACGGCTAGTCGCCTGCGCCAATTGGGGGCGGAGTTCGCCCTGGGGAACAAAAACTTCGGCGAGTTTAGGCAGCTGCTGAGGCACTTCGCTGCGCAGTTCGTCGAGGCGGAAGGGGGCCAGGGAATGGGTATCTGGGGTGGTAGCGATAGTAgcggtgaaggggggagcggcgaatGTGGCCTCCACCCCCACCGCTGCCATCACCGCGCCCCCCCTCAGCGCTTCTCCAAACGCAGGGCCATCTACCTCGACCTGGACAACAGCTTCTACATCGAGCGgtacaaaaatatgatcCACTCCTCgctcgaaaaaataaaaaagctgATGAGCACCTACAAGGAATTTTGCCTTGAAAGAAAAAGCTCCCTCTTCCTGCTGCTGCTAGAAGGCGACGGAGAAGTGAAGGAGTTCCTCTCACCGCTACGAAGGAAGTACACCGAATCGTATGACCCCCTCATGCACTGTTTTAACCTCCACTTGGAAAAGCACCTCAATCGCATCACATTCGCAGACGTATACAAAAACTTCCAACTTTTAAAAGTATTTCACTTAGGCGAACTCATCAACGTTATTAACTTTATCAGCagcgaagtgaaaaaatgggaacagcCAGGGGGTAGACACTTCAGTAGGCACGTGCCGTCCGACTTAGGGGTACTCGTCGTGGATAACATAAATTAcctgcacagggggggacCCCAAGGGAAGAACAAATGGAACAACGAAATAAAGCAGCTCCTAAATACGCTGTCCGATTTGTCAACAGAAAATAATGTGTGTGTTCTCCTTAcgaataatgaaaataattattttaaaaaaaaagaagagaagctCTTCCGTCTGTACTCCAAATATGTGTACAGACATGTGCTCGTCAAATTtattaacgaaaaaaaactttttgaGTTTTACTTTCCTGCtaaggggaaaagcaaattgGGGCGTCCCCATGGGAAAGCCAACCCAAAGGGGAGTACCCAAATGAATGGGGGCCTCATCAGGGAGGACAACGCCAACCGGAACAGCGGCAGCGATGGGAATGCAAACTCGTCTAGCGAGCAGAGCTTTAACGAGCTGTCGGGCAGTGCCCACGCGGAGTACGCGGGATACGCGGACGGGGAGGACGTGCACGATGGAAGCGCCGCCCATGATGGGGACCACTCCGATGATAGCGATGACGAAGACGCCAGCGAtgccttcttcaaaaaaaggtacaacctcaggtacataaaaataaaaaggaagaaacgcaAACCGGAGCTGTGCTTCTTCGAGATAAACGAGTTCGGGATCGAGACCATGCTGGGTTGA
- a CDS encoding eukaryotic translation initiation factor 5A (encoded by transcript PVX_084255A), with protein sequence MSDHETYDNIDAGASQTYPVQAGAIKKNGHVMLKEHPCKVVDYSTSKTGKHGHAKAHIVGIDIFTGKKYEDICPTSHNMDVPVVKRTELQLIDITEDGFVSLLYDNGETKDDLSLPKDSDGNPDDVAKQIRTLFDGGKSVLVSVLSACGQEKIIAVKELSS encoded by the coding sequence ATGTCAGACCACGAAACGTATGATAACATCGATGCGGGAGCATCCCAGACGTACCCTGTGCAGGCAGGTGCCATAAAGAAAAACGGCCACGTGATGCTAAAGGAGCATCCTTGCAAAGTGGTAGATTACTCCACGTCCAAAACGGGAAAGCACGGTCATGCCAAGGCACATATTGTAGGCATCGACATTTttacgggaaaaaaatatgaagatatATGCCCCACCTCTCACAATATGGATGTTCCTGTGGTGAAGAGAACTGAGTTGCAGCTGATTGACATTACAGAGGATGGTTTTGTTTCTTTACTGTATGATAATGGAGAGACAAAGGATGACTTGAGCTTACCAAAGGACTCGGATGGCAACCCCGATGACGTGGCCAAGCAGATTCGTACCCTCTTCGATGGCGGCAAGTCTGTGCTGGTCAGCGTGTTGTCCGCGTGTGGCCAGGAGAAGATCATCGCGGTGAAGGAGTTGTCCTCCTAG
- a CDS encoding hypothetical protein, conserved (encoded by transcript PVX_084260A) translates to MKVLATVLFLFLVLCKKRPLVDGVIQKQDAYLDDEFRSFTYFFASSPSASFLSRIVHSDESRFTQTQSKIDIWSKTVDKAYSINQFSSGIMKVYMSLLLLLLLPLFAYVGVFGHTRNQTTFTLSAICAYFTLLVVFFLTNGILSVGLVCSLPLVFAVFAFNLAHSDYTIKSLSKFTRYVFPFVLSKFLYDIATHLGGDKANAFDYGLSGYLYMSLLKGNYYLALKAVHLLVLSVSALIIRKLFPRIFDDGELKSPQSAQSDKYIVSFLCALPIAASVTQIYCLASQAMNPIDPSIFFMIPSSVNFSSPSTIFSLWVLAITTYVLTVLRNLVETDYNHALNKIPSNLSEFL, encoded by the exons ATGAAGGTGCTAGCCACTGTCCTATTTTTGTTCCTTGTCCTCTGTAAAAAAAGACCTCTTGTTGATGGAGTCATTCAGAAGCAGGACGCGTACTTGGACGACGAGTTTAGGAGCTTCACGTATTTTTTCG CCTCGTCCCCTTCGGCGAGCTTCCTGTCCCGGATAGTCCACAGCGATGAGTCCAGATTCACCCAAACGCAAAGCAAAATAG ACATCTGGAGCAAAACGGTGGACAAGGCGTACTCGATTAATCAA TTTTCCAGCGGAATTATGAAGGTGTACATGTctctgctgctcctccttctgtTGCCCCTCTTCGCTTACGTCGGCGTATTCG GCCACACAAGAAATCAGACGACTTTCACCTTATCAGCCATATGTG CTTACTTCACCCTTCTGGTGGTGTTTTTCTTGACCAACGGGATTTTGAGCGTCGGGCTTGTCTGCTCGCTGCCGCTGGTCTTCGCAG tttTCGCCTTCAATTTGGCCCACTCAGATTACACAATAAAATCTCTGTCAAAATTTACCCGCTATGTATTTCCCTTT GTTTtgtccaaatttttatacgACATTGcaacccatttggggggtgACAAGGCAAACGCTTTCGATTACGGGCTCAGTGGCTACCTGTACATGTCGC TTCTGAAGGGAAACTATTACTTGGCCCTGAAGGCAGTACACCTGCTTGTGCTTAGCGTGTCGGCGTTGATCATCAGAAAATTGTTTCCCAGAATTTTTGACGACGGCGAGTTGAAGAGTCCCCAGAGCGC CCAATCGGATAAGTACATCGTGTCCTTCCTGTGCGCGCTGCCCATCGCCGCGTCCGTCACGCAGATTTATTGCTTAGCGAGTCAGGCGATGAATCCCATAG atcccagcatattttttatgatccCCAGCTCGGTGAATTTTTCCTCACCgagcacaattttttctctttggg TGTTGGCCATCACAACGTACGTGCTGACGGTGCTCAGAAACCTCGTCGAGACAG ATTACAACCACGCGTTAAACAAAATTCCGAGCAACCTCAGCGAATTTTTatag
- a CDS encoding hypothetical protein, conserved (encoded by transcript PVX_084265A) — translation MYTIDFVKEEKYVRRVGDLCGEYYVPFALPGRYKCNVEDIENVLHIWMSKSSKIKDKDVKDDEKGLLLFGSIFRETNFSLILSKSRYEQNICAWKILWCAWKDIFKQTFKKSGNKYMENYEADIIRFQAGCIYLLFLLYFSQHVEENNFPYPLYMSPHIMNLCLDVTEECERMCVYNDLRHILNFMMDSNSIILSCNDSFAGDFQDRYGAPLYIDKGKLGVENCAEINDVDLPSYFAHFQAEVKDLCELCDTQRRKSTLSNTSAHSLRAKFELVRRALTEDDLV, via the coding sequence ATGTACACAATCGACTTtgtaaaagaggaaaagtaCGTCCGGAGGGTGGGAGATTTGTGCGGGGAGTACTATGTGCCCTTCGCACTGCCAGGGAGGTACAAGTGCAATGTGGAAGACATAGAAAATGTGCTGCACATATGGATGAGCAAAAgtagtaaaataaaagataaaGACGTAAAGGATGACGAGAAGGGGCTACTGCTATTCGGATCCATATTCAGAGAAaccaatttttctttaattctGTCCAAGTCGAGATATGAACAGAACATATGTGCGTGGAAAATATTATGGTGTGCATGGAAGGACATATTTAAACaaacatttaaaaagagtggaaataaatatatggaGAACTACGAAGCAGACATTATTCGGTTTCAAGCTGGGTGTATTTATCTCCTATTTTTGCTATACTTTAGCCAACACgtggaagaaaataattttccctACCCCTTGTACATGTCACCACACATAATGAATCTCTGTTTGGACGTGACAGAAGAGTGCGAGAGGATGTGTGTGTACAATGACTTGAggcatattttaaattttatgatGGACTCCAATTCGATCATCCTCAGTTGTAATGACAGCTTTGCTGGGGATTTCCAGGACCGGTATGGCGCCCCTCTCTACATTGACAAAGGCAAATTGGGGGTGGAAAATTGCGCAGAAATTAATGACGTGGATTTGCCCTCTTACTTTGCACACTTCCAGGCGGAGGTGAAGGATCTCTGTGAGTTGTGCGACacgcagaggaggaaaagcaCCCTGAGCAACACATCTGCGCACAGCCTGCGCGCCAAGTTTGAGCTCGTGAGGCGGGCGCTCACGGAGGACGACTTGGTGTAG
- a CDS encoding hypothetical protein (encoded by transcript PVX_084270A) has translation MMDSQIVDIVQVYPDSYTQEIELTPMYCLETTKDNTKGCLNVMRDFVNSQLRNSYNHLKRCRKVNEENVQILVGFSAELPDDLLSKVVQINGGKPITITMVHASKHPPMTRKQYAEWSVHWPLYYRKPANELTTLAKEDVKKFIHFVKIAIRVGKNFGTCQGGCVLTHNHKIIACSGDNIKNHPLHHAVMLAIEQVSFKLRHLWRMKKEVHTRASDCNGNTTGCITNHVQNAHTSECLSGPSNKKCKIGSGEGGSASGGSTPYLKCEAADEGEEVDGGAADGTADRTADRTADGTTDGTTDGEDLTRLSLLNPVEDDQYLCTNYYAYLSHEPCFMCAMAMVHSRVKCVIFDEVNRDNGALFSRAKLHCVKNLNHHFKVYRTVRNKS, from the coding sequence ATGATGGACTCCCAAATCGTTGACATAGTACAAGTGTACCCCGACTCGTACACTCAAGAGATCGAATTAACCCCCATGTACTGTCTCGAAACAACGAAAGACAACACAAAGGGATGCTTAAATGTGATGCGAGATTTTGTCAATAGCCAACTTCGTAACAGttataatcatttaaaaaggtgtCGAAAAGTAAACGAGGAGAATGTTCAAATACTTGTGGGTTTCTCTGCCGAACTGCCAGACGATTTACTTAGCAAAGTTGTGCAAATAAATGGAGGGAAACCAATTACCATAACAATGGTACATGCATCCAAGCACCCCCCGATGACGAGAAAGCAGTACGCAGAGTGGTCCGTGCATTGGCCACTCTACTATAGAAAACCAGCAAATGAGTTAACAACGTTAGCAAAAGAggacgtaaaaaaattcatacaCTTTGTAAAGATCGCAATTCGAGTTGGGAAAAATTTCGGCACATGCCAAGGTGGCTGCGTCTTAACGCAcaatcataaaattattgcctgttcaggtgataatataaaaaatcacCCACTGCATCATGCGGTGATGTTGGCCATTGAACAGGTTTCCTTCAAATTACGCCACCTGTGgagaatgaaaaaggaagtgcACACGCGAGCAAGCGATTGTAATGGGAACACTACGGGTTGCATCACAAATCACGTGCAGAATGCGCACACCTCGGAATGTTTAAGCGGCCCCAGtaacaaaaaatgcaaaattggaAGTGGTGAAGGGGGCAGCGCGTCGGGTGGAAGCACGCCGTACTTGAAATGTGAAGCGGCGGATGAGGGTGAAGAAGTCGATGGTGGGGCCGCCGATGGAACCGCTGACAGAACCGCTGACAGAACCGCTGATGGAACCACTGATGGAACCACTGATGGGGAAGACCTCACGCGGCTATCCTTGCTCAACCCTGTTGAGGACGACCAGTACCTATGCACCAACTATTACGCCTACCTAAGCCACGAACCCTGCTTTATGTGTGCAATGGCGATGGTGCACTCGCGCGTTAAATGTGTCATCTTTGATGAAGTGAATCGAGACAACGGGGCCTTGTTCAGTCGGGCGAAGCTGCACTGTGTGAAGAACCTCAATCACCATTTTAAGGTCTACAGAACGGTGCGCAACAAGTCGTGA
- a CDS encoding hypothetical protein, conserved (encoded by transcript PVX_084275A), whose protein sequence is MRYRLFPPLTFLMYLRKLHVYYSPVRSEKADVARRLIVYASSQRIKQKYPLLTVTWELLAYENPPMIEVEYLNGEKEKINIEYFSDRQKKEIVDKWKYTAALDPFPEVLAPTLEKPKEDL, encoded by the exons ATGAGATACaggctcttcccccccctgaccTTTTTAATGTACCTGAGAAAATTGCATGTGTATTATTCCCCTGTGCGAAGCGAGAAGGCGGACGTTGCGAG acGACTGATTGTCTATGCGTCCTCCCAAAGAATAAAACAAAAGTACCCCCTATTGACCGTAACATGGGAACTCCTAGC CTATGAAAACCCACCCATGATAGAAGTAGAGTACTTAAATggagaaaaggagaa AATAAACATAGAATACTTCAGCGACAGgcagaagaaagaaattgtGGACAAGTGGAAGTACACAG CGGCACTGGACCCCTTTCCAGAGGTGCTGGCCCCCACGCTGGAGAAGCCGAAAGAGGACCTCTAA